A DNA window from Camelina sativa cultivar DH55 chromosome 17, Cs, whole genome shotgun sequence contains the following coding sequences:
- the LOC104757778 gene encoding transmembrane protein 18-like, translating into MEEIRSAMEQQMDLMADLVQKLSGELRTGIQPAYDNFLGFFHAIDWKEPWIMGLMAFHALLLLVTLLSRRHLNFHMFLFLLAWGGVYFAENLNRELRKNWKSFSTQNYFDQHGVFVSVLWSGPLLVIAMIILINTLFSLCYLIVKWKRAELRHRARLARTKEE; encoded by the exons ATGGAGGAAATAAGATCGGCGATGGAGCAACAAATGGATCTCATGGCGGATCTGGTTCAGAAACTCTCCGGAGAGCTACGAACAGGAATACAACCTGCTTACGATAATTTCTTGGGATTTTTCCACGCCATTGATTGGAAG GAGCCTTGGATCATGGGATTAATGGCGTTTCATGCTTTGTTGCTACTAGTGACTCTTCTTTCTAGAAGACATCTCAACTTCCATATGTTCCTCTTCTTATTGGCAT ggGGGGGGGTTTACTTTGCAGAGAATCTCAACCGGGAGTTGAGAAAAAACTGGAAGAGCTTCTCAACTCAAAACTACTTTGACCAGCACGGGGTCTTCGTTTCGGTTCTTTGGTCTGGACCTCTTTTGGTCATTGCAATGATAATCCTG ataAACACACTGTTTTCGCTATGCTACCTGATTGTAAAGTGGAAAAGAGCTGAGCTCAGGCATCGTGCAAGGCTTGCTCGTACCAAGGAGGAATAG